Proteins from a genomic interval of Betta splendens chromosome 10, fBetSpl5.4, whole genome shotgun sequence:
- the pdzd11 gene encoding PDZ domain-containing protein 11 isoform X1 — protein sequence MVFSRAMDQKIPYDDYQLPVVFLPSYENPPAWIPAQERVHHPDYNNELTHFLPRTIVLKKPPGAQLGFNIRGGKASQLGIFISKVVPDSDAHRAGLQEGDQVLSVNEVDFQDIEHSRAVEILKTAREIVMRVRFFPYNYQRQKERTVH from the exons ATG GTGTTTTCAAGAGCAATGGACCAGAAAATTCCTTACGACGACTACCAGCTCCCCGTGGTTTTCCTGCCTTCCTATGAGAACCCTCCGGCTTGGATACCTGCACAAGAG CGTGTTCATCATCCAGACTACAACAATGAGCTCACCCACTTCCTACCACGCACTATTGTATTGAAAAAACCACCGGGAGCACAGCTGGGCTTCAACATCCGCGGGGGCAAAGCATCACAGCTGGGTATCTTTATATCAAAG GTGGTCCCAGACTCAGATGCTCACAGAGCAGGTCTACAAGAGGGAGACCAGGTTCTTTCTGTAAATGAGGTGGATTTTCAAGATATAGAGCACTCAAGA GCTGTGGAGATTCTGAAGACTGCACGAGAGATCGTGATGAGGGTTCGCTTTTTTCCTTACA
- the pdzd11 gene encoding PDZ domain-containing protein 11 isoform X2, which produces MDQKIPYDDYQLPVVFLPSYENPPAWIPAQERVHHPDYNNELTHFLPRTIVLKKPPGAQLGFNIRGGKASQLGIFISKVVPDSDAHRAGLQEGDQVLSVNEVDFQDIEHSRAVEILKTAREIVMRVRFFPYNYQRQKERTVH; this is translated from the exons ATGGACCAGAAAATTCCTTACGACGACTACCAGCTCCCCGTGGTTTTCCTGCCTTCCTATGAGAACCCTCCGGCTTGGATACCTGCACAAGAG CGTGTTCATCATCCAGACTACAACAATGAGCTCACCCACTTCCTACCACGCACTATTGTATTGAAAAAACCACCGGGAGCACAGCTGGGCTTCAACATCCGCGGGGGCAAAGCATCACAGCTGGGTATCTTTATATCAAAG GTGGTCCCAGACTCAGATGCTCACAGAGCAGGTCTACAAGAGGGAGACCAGGTTCTTTCTGTAAATGAGGTGGATTTTCAAGATATAGAGCACTCAAGA GCTGTGGAGATTCTGAAGACTGCACGAGAGATCGTGATGAGGGTTCGCTTTTTTCCTTACA